In a single window of the Mesoplodon densirostris isolate mMesDen1 chromosome 16, mMesDen1 primary haplotype, whole genome shotgun sequence genome:
- the BHLHE23 gene encoding class E basic helix-loop-helix protein 23, which translates to MSTCLPDEPSGPGGAAMAELKSLSGDAYLALSHGYAAAAAVGLAYGAARGPEAARGYGAPGPGGDLPAAPAPRVPAAAAESSGEQSGDEDDAFEQRRRRRGPGGAADGRRRPREQRSLRLSINARERRRMHDLNDALDGLRAVIPYAHSPSVRKLSKIATLLLAKNYILMQAQALDEMRRLVAYLNQGQGLAAPLAAAPLTPFGQAAVYPFSAGAALPCPDKCAAFSGTPSALCKHCNGKP; encoded by the coding sequence ATGAGCACCTGCCTGCCCGACGAGCCCTCGGGCCCCGGAGGCGCGGCCATGGCCGAGCTCAAGTCGCTGTCGGGGGACGCGTACCTGGCGCTGAGCCACGGCtacgcggcggcggcggcggtgggccTTGCCTACGGGGCGGCCCGGGGGCCCGAGGCGGCCCGCGGCTACGGCGCGCCGGGCCCGGGCGGAGACCTCCCCGCGGCGCCCGCGCCCCGAGTTCCGGCCGCGGCGGCCGAGAGCAGCGGCGAGCAGAGCGGCGACGAGGACGACGCCTTCGAGCAGCGGCGGCGCCGGCGCGGACCCGGGGGCGCGGCGGacgggcggcggcggccccggGAGCAGCGCTCGCTGCGGCTGAGCATCAACGCGCGGGAGCGGCGGCGCATGCACGACCTCAACGACGCGCTGGACGGGCTGCGCGCCGTCATCCCGTACGCGCACAGCCCGTCGGTGCGCAAGCTCTCCAAGATCGCCACGCTGCTGCTGGCCAAGAACTACATCCTCATGCAGGCGCAGGCCCTGGACGAGATGCGGCGCCTCGTGGCCTACCTCAACCAGGGCCAGGGTTTGGCCGCTCCGCTGGCCGCCGCGCCCTTGACGCCCTTCGGCCAGGCCGCCGTGTACCCCTTCTCCGCCGGCGCCGCGCTGCCCTGCCCAGACAAGTGCGCCGCCTTCTCCGGGACGCCCTCGGCGCTGTGCAAACACTGTAACGGGAAGCCGTAA